One stretch of Carcharodon carcharias isolate sCarCar2 chromosome 20, sCarCar2.pri, whole genome shotgun sequence DNA includes these proteins:
- the gjd2b gene encoding gap junction protein delta 2b — translation MGEWTILERLLEAAVQQHSTMIGRILLTVVVIFRILVVAIVGETVYDDEQTMFVCNTLQPGCNQACYDKAFPISHIRYWVFQIIMVCTPSLCFITYSVHQSSKQRERQYASVFITMDKDKKREDHKIKNTIVNGILQNSENPMKGTQADLLEVKEMQNSAARNSKMSKIRRQEGISRFYIIQVVFRNALEIGFLMGQYFLYGFNVPSMYVCDRYPCIKEVECYVSRPTEKTVFLVFMFAVSGLCVVLNLAELNHLGWRKIKTAVRGAQERRKSIYEIRNKDSPHRMGVPNFGRTQSSDSAYV, via the exons ATGGGAGAATGGACAATTCTAGAGAGGCTGCTGGAAGCGGCCGTGCAGCAACACTCCACAATGATAGGGAG GATTTTGCTGACGGTGGTGGTTATCTTCCGCATTCTGGTCGTGGCTATTGTCGGAGAGACGGTGTATGATGACGAGCAGACTATGTTTGTCTGCAACACTCTTCAGCCGGGCTGCAACCAAGCGTGTTACGATAAAGCTTTCCCCATCTCCCACATACGCTACTGGGTGTTCCAGATCATCATGGTGTGTACCCCCAGCCTCTGCTTCATCACCTACTCGGTCCACCAGTCCTCCAAGCAGCGGGAGAGGCAGTATGCCAGCGTCTTCATCACAATGGACAAAGATAAGAAGAGGGAAGACCATAAGATTAAAAATACAATTGTGAACGGCATTCTTCAGAACTCGGAAAATCCGATGAAAGGGACCCAGGCGGACCTTTTAGAGGTTAAAGAAATGCAGAACTCTGCTGCGAGGAACAGCAAAATGTCGAAAATACGGCGGCAAGAAGGGATTTCCCGTTTCTACATCATCCAGGTTGTTTTCCGAAATGCTTTGGAGATCGGGTTCCTCATGGGGCAGTATTTCCTCTACGGATTCAACGTCCCGTCCATGTACGTGTGTGACCGCTACCCGTGCATTAAAGAGGTCGAGTGCTATGTGTCCAGGCCCACGGAGAAGACCGTGTTCCTGGTCTTCATGTTCGCGGTGAGTGGACTCTGCGTGGTCCTGAACTTGGCGGAATTGAATCACCTGGGTTGGAGAAAGATCAAAACGGCGGTGAGAGGGGCACAGGAACGGCGGAAATCCATCTATGAGATCAGAAACAAGGATTCGCCGCACAGGATGGGGGTGCCGAACTTCGGCCGGACTCAGTCGAGTGACTCGGCTTATGTGTGA